A part of Myxococcus fulvus genomic DNA contains:
- a CDS encoding general secretion pathway protein GspE, with the protein MKKRLGDILLERGMMDALQLHSALAYQRKWGVPLGQVVVDQRFCTAEQVLEALAEQVGMQTVDLDAQPPEAALARLIPERVAETHRVVPLRLEGHAPRDTLVVAIAAPASLASVDAVKSVTGRTRVVARLATDASIRRAIGRMYRGETEVAPRRPGMEGFSLPEADEQMPMVLSGSMAELTNMAPPVVPSEGELPLLSSLEEETARPRPVVAAVPRPRTPSQTKLPTVTAAPAEALAQVLVYGWGAQAASGLVRVLTGAGFTARVASTEELLASSEAQVVVAPLPSLEALGRRVGAQVVAAGKTPEVDLPRAQAVGARGFVAAPVDAELLLRTVRRLAGAPVDATFLRRAS; encoded by the coding sequence ATGAAGAAGCGACTGGGGGACATCCTGCTCGAGCGCGGGATGATGGATGCGCTGCAGCTCCACTCCGCGTTGGCGTACCAGCGCAAGTGGGGGGTTCCGCTGGGGCAGGTGGTGGTGGACCAGCGCTTCTGCACGGCAGAGCAGGTGTTGGAGGCGCTGGCGGAGCAGGTGGGGATGCAGACGGTGGACCTGGACGCGCAGCCTCCCGAGGCGGCCCTGGCGCGCCTGATTCCGGAGCGGGTGGCGGAGACACACCGCGTGGTGCCGCTGCGGCTGGAGGGACACGCTCCCCGGGACACGCTGGTGGTGGCCATCGCCGCGCCGGCGAGCCTGGCGTCGGTGGACGCGGTGAAGAGCGTGACCGGTCGGACGCGGGTGGTGGCGAGGCTGGCCACGGACGCGTCCATCCGCCGCGCCATCGGCCGGATGTACCGGGGTGAGACGGAGGTCGCGCCCCGTCGTCCTGGAATGGAGGGGTTCTCCCTGCCGGAGGCCGACGAGCAGATGCCCATGGTGCTCAGCGGCAGCATGGCGGAGCTGACGAACATGGCGCCGCCCGTGGTGCCCTCCGAGGGTGAGCTGCCCTTGTTGTCCTCGCTGGAAGAGGAGACGGCGCGGCCCCGGCCCGTGGTGGCGGCGGTGCCCCGGCCTCGCACGCCCTCGCAGACGAAGCTGCCCACGGTGACGGCGGCGCCCGCGGAGGCGCTGGCGCAGGTGCTGGTGTACGGCTGGGGCGCTCAGGCGGCGTCGGGGCTGGTGCGGGTGCTGACGGGGGCGGGCTTCACCGCGCGGGTGGCGAGCACCGAGGAGCTCTTGGCGTCGAGCGAGGCGCAGGTGGTGGTGGCGCCGCTGCCGTCGCTGGAGGCGCTGGGCCGAAGGGTGGGCGCGCAGGTGGTGGCCGCGGGCAAGACGCCCGAGGTGGACCTGCCCCGGGCGCAGGCGGTGGGGGCGCGGGGCTTCGTGGCCGCGCCCGTGGACGCGGAGCTGCTGCTCAGGACGGTGCGTCGACTGGCCGGTGCGCCCGTCGACGCCACGTTTCTCAGGCGCGCCAGCTGA
- a CDS encoding Uma2 family endonuclease, translating into MTEGIIHLANHSMLQALPAGWVGEILDEELVASPRLTPAQTRAAFMLGVELGEQLDRRRGGSGRWCFLRAPELRLGPDVLVPDVAGWRRDRVSSPLDPDVPFLTLAPDWVCEVLAPSTVALDRTRKLPLYARQGVSHVWLVDPAARTLETYQRVKRGWLLTGCYDSDALVRAEPFTSAPVELESLWLPESSLANVSAMLSAVP; encoded by the coding sequence GTGACGGAAGGCATCATCCACCTGGCGAACCACTCCATGCTCCAGGCCCTGCCCGCGGGCTGGGTCGGAGAGATACTGGACGAGGAGCTCGTGGCTTCTCCCAGGCTGACGCCCGCTCAAACCCGCGCCGCCTTCATGCTGGGCGTGGAGCTGGGTGAGCAACTCGACCGGCGCCGAGGTGGCAGCGGACGCTGGTGCTTCCTGCGCGCCCCCGAGCTGCGCTTGGGGCCCGACGTGCTCGTGCCCGACGTGGCGGGTTGGCGTCGCGACCGGGTGTCGTCCCCTCTCGACCCGGACGTGCCCTTCCTCACCCTGGCGCCGGACTGGGTCTGCGAGGTGCTCGCCCCGTCCACCGTCGCCCTGGACCGCACGCGCAAGCTGCCCCTCTACGCGCGCCAGGGCGTCTCCCACGTCTGGCTGGTGGACCCGGCCGCGCGCACGCTGGAGACCTACCAGCGCGTCAAGCGAGGCTGGCTCCTCACCGGCTGCTACGACTCGGACGCGCTCGTGCGGGCCGAGCCCTTCACCTCCGCCCCCGTGGAGCTCGAGTCGCTGTGGCTCCCCGAGTCCTCCCTGGCCAACGTCTCCGCGATGCTCTCCGCGGTGCCGTGA
- a CDS encoding tRNA modification GTPase has translation MTSVSPTIVALATAPTAGAVGILRLSGPAALEVGRRLAPGIPAEPTPRHAYLATFVDAAGRALDEGLFLYFRAPASFTGEDVVELQAHGSPRLLQLLLARALEDGLARLAMPGEFTRRAFLNGRIDLTRAEAVADLVAADSESAVRAAAAGLSGALSERVRALEEPLRALHADLEGVLNFPDEAEGADEDAGARVQALRAQAEALIAEAGHGRLVRRGARVALFGPVNAGKSTLFNRLVGEARALVDDEPGTTRDALEARVEWRGLGVTLFDTAGLRETPGRVEALGIARTRELLSGVDLAVLVLPPGTAEADAERWLAEAGATPVLRIDGKCDVDARSSAMTEVRVVEARSDDSRPTSPRTGVDAVQGSASTESPSTPRAPFTSPWDATSPPGTPPRLRVSGLTGEGVDTLREALLSRLWGGGTPSAVALVSERHADALRRASEALSRAESASRLSTLEVVSGEVALSLEALGEVSGTSASEALIDAIFQRFCIGK, from the coding sequence ATGACGTCCGTCTCCCCCACCATCGTCGCCCTGGCCACCGCGCCCACCGCGGGGGCCGTGGGCATCCTCCGGTTGTCGGGCCCCGCCGCGTTGGAGGTGGGTCGTCGGCTGGCGCCGGGCATCCCCGCGGAGCCGACGCCGCGTCACGCGTACCTCGCGACCTTCGTGGACGCGGCAGGGCGGGCGCTGGATGAGGGGCTCTTCCTGTACTTCCGTGCGCCGGCCTCGTTCACGGGCGAGGACGTGGTCGAGCTGCAGGCGCATGGGAGCCCGCGTCTGTTGCAACTGTTGTTGGCGCGCGCGCTGGAGGATGGGCTCGCGCGGCTGGCGATGCCGGGGGAGTTCACTCGACGGGCGTTCCTGAACGGGCGCATCGACCTGACGCGCGCGGAGGCGGTGGCGGACCTGGTGGCCGCGGACTCGGAGTCCGCCGTGCGCGCGGCCGCGGCTGGGTTGTCCGGGGCGCTGAGTGAGCGGGTTCGCGCGTTGGAGGAGCCGCTGCGCGCGCTGCACGCGGACCTGGAGGGCGTGCTCAACTTCCCGGATGAGGCCGAGGGCGCGGACGAGGATGCTGGGGCGCGCGTCCAGGCACTGCGTGCGCAGGCAGAGGCGCTGATTGCCGAGGCGGGCCATGGCCGGCTGGTGCGCCGGGGCGCGCGCGTGGCGCTGTTCGGACCGGTCAACGCGGGCAAGTCCACGCTGTTCAACCGGCTGGTGGGCGAGGCGCGCGCGCTCGTGGACGACGAGCCCGGGACGACGCGCGATGCGCTGGAGGCCCGTGTCGAGTGGCGTGGTCTGGGCGTGACGTTGTTCGACACCGCGGGCCTGCGCGAGACGCCGGGCCGGGTGGAGGCGCTCGGCATCGCGCGCACGCGGGAGCTGCTCTCGGGCGTGGACCTGGCCGTGCTGGTGCTGCCGCCGGGGACGGCCGAGGCGGACGCGGAGCGCTGGCTCGCGGAGGCCGGTGCCACGCCCGTGCTGCGCATCGACGGCAAGTGCGATGTCGATGCGCGGTCCTCGGCGATGACTGAGGTGCGCGTCGTGGAGGCGCGCTCGGACGATTCGAGGCCCACGTCTCCCCGCACGGGTGTCGACGCAGTCCAGGGCTCCGCGAGCACCGAGTCGCCTTCGACTCCGCGAGCCCCTTTCACGAGCCCATGGGATGCCACGTCACCACCGGGCACCCCACCCCGCCTCCGCGTCAGCGGACTCACGGGCGAGGGCGTGGACACCCTGCGTGAAGCGCTCCTCTCTCGACTGTGGGGCGGCGGCACGCCCTCGGCGGTCGCCCTCGTGTCCGAGCGTCACGCCGATGCCCTGCGTCGCGCCTCCGAGGCGCTGTCCCGCGCGGAATCCGCGTCGCGCCTGTCCACCCTGGAGGTCGTCTCAGGCGAGGTGGCCCTCTCCCTGGAAGCCCTCGGCGAAGTGTCCGGAACCTCCGCTTCCGAGGCGCTCATCGACGCAATCTTCCAGCGGTTCTGCATCGGAAAGTGA
- a CDS encoding RNA-binding protein has translation MSEQPVSQQAPVAGGADLRPRVEKLLGDILGLMGFPARLDMQDAADGSLSVALHFEAGPPPGVEQGRRSQVLDSLQFLLNKMLHRPGVDRRWVVLGCGAHPEPRQRREPQQPQAAAEKAPAQQAAAPAPKAQAAPPPPPAKQQAQRGADKQAQRGAASKAQADGDERTLAVEEDAALREAVRKLAEKSASLGRFYALAAMKQDDRARVLKAVEGVVGLKVAAEGEGRNRRVVFTPEKPAPLPKRSLLPDDDEDDFDE, from the coding sequence GTGAGCGAGCAGCCGGTTTCCCAGCAGGCTCCCGTCGCCGGGGGCGCGGATTTGCGCCCCCGCGTGGAGAAGCTCCTCGGTGACATCCTGGGCCTGATGGGCTTCCCGGCCCGCCTGGACATGCAGGACGCGGCGGACGGCAGCCTGTCCGTCGCGCTGCACTTCGAAGCGGGGCCTCCGCCCGGCGTCGAGCAGGGCCGCCGCAGCCAGGTGCTGGATTCGCTCCAGTTCCTGCTCAACAAGATGCTGCACCGCCCGGGCGTCGACCGGCGCTGGGTGGTGCTGGGCTGTGGCGCGCACCCGGAGCCCCGGCAGCGTCGCGAGCCGCAGCAGCCGCAGGCCGCCGCGGAGAAGGCCCCCGCGCAGCAGGCGGCGGCTCCGGCACCCAAGGCGCAGGCGGCGCCGCCTCCCCCTCCCGCGAAGCAGCAGGCGCAGCGTGGGGCGGACAAGCAGGCGCAGCGTGGGGCGGCGTCCAAGGCGCAGGCGGATGGGGACGAGCGGACGCTGGCGGTGGAGGAGGATGCCGCGCTGCGAGAGGCGGTCCGCAAGCTCGCGGAGAAGTCCGCCAGCCTGGGGCGCTTCTACGCGCTCGCCGCGATGAAGCAGGACGACCGCGCGCGCGTGCTGAAGGCGGTAGAAGGAGTGGTGGGGTTGAAGGTCGCGGCCGAGGGTGAGGGCCGCAACCGCCGAGTGGTGTTCACGCCGGAGAAGCCCGCGCCGCTGCCCAAGCGGAGCCTGCTGCCGGACGATGACGAGGACGACTTCGACGAGTGA
- the yidC gene encoding membrane protein insertase YidC translates to MNDPLSPQSNDSQKRLLVALLLSFAVTAGWMFLFPPPPAAPGADDAGVAAAGTQDAGTPAQAAQPSPGDGTPPPPGGTVAEATPPPPAKQVDSHRKESVYRFSSVGAGLTSAELQGVKMREQHSLTLAQGYQQLFGKEVPPAPQMNLAQPVPNQPLPLSVTIEGQSPLGAGVPYAVDEKTGGDVETLTFTGRQGPWEVVKVLQWPKEGFELTYTVQVKNTSGQAQNGELLVHYGRAIDPNFEHAPSFFGGVGNLSRSACWVDDKLHNMNPGDDALDAEKSKGQIHFFGINQQYFLSALYPLEGPRPGRCILAATPTARQVSVAFPLSAAAGETVTLKLGGYLGPKDPDLMAVVPGPELRKAVGLGDAAFHPKLEDTVDFGIWAVICKILLGIMKFFHGLTGNWGVAIILLTVVVKLVLLPLTYRSMVSMEEVKKLQPRMDEIRKKFADNREQQNLEIMKLYQEAKVNPLGGCLPLLIQMPVWIALFTALRNSFDLYGEPFFGPIWRDLTYKDPTYLLPLALGVSMIITQKMQPQMMDATQAKIMTWFVPGIFTLTLLQYPAGLSLYIFTNNIFSIAQQYGLRKWLDRNKPQAGGGTPVVATAGGKRK, encoded by the coding sequence ATGAACGATCCGCTCTCGCCCCAGTCGAACGACTCCCAGAAGCGGCTGCTGGTCGCCCTGCTGCTCTCCTTCGCGGTCACCGCCGGATGGATGTTCCTGTTCCCGCCCCCGCCGGCTGCCCCTGGCGCCGATGACGCGGGTGTGGCGGCCGCAGGCACGCAGGACGCTGGCACCCCCGCACAGGCCGCGCAGCCCTCCCCGGGTGATGGCACCCCGCCTCCCCCGGGCGGCACCGTCGCCGAGGCCACCCCGCCGCCTCCCGCCAAGCAGGTGGACTCGCACCGCAAGGAGTCCGTGTACCGGTTCTCCTCCGTGGGCGCGGGCCTGACGTCCGCGGAGCTGCAGGGCGTGAAGATGCGCGAGCAGCACTCGCTGACCCTGGCCCAGGGCTATCAGCAGCTGTTCGGCAAGGAGGTGCCCCCCGCGCCGCAGATGAACCTGGCGCAGCCGGTGCCCAACCAGCCGCTGCCCCTGTCCGTCACCATCGAGGGCCAGAGTCCCCTGGGCGCCGGCGTCCCCTACGCCGTCGACGAGAAGACGGGCGGCGACGTGGAGACCCTCACCTTCACCGGCCGCCAGGGCCCGTGGGAGGTGGTGAAGGTGCTGCAGTGGCCGAAGGAGGGCTTCGAGCTCACGTACACCGTCCAGGTGAAGAACACGTCCGGTCAGGCGCAGAACGGCGAGCTGCTGGTGCACTACGGCCGCGCCATCGACCCGAACTTCGAGCACGCGCCGTCCTTCTTCGGCGGCGTGGGCAACCTGAGCCGCTCCGCGTGCTGGGTGGATGACAAGCTCCACAACATGAACCCGGGCGACGACGCGCTCGACGCGGAGAAGAGCAAGGGTCAGATTCACTTCTTCGGCATCAACCAGCAGTACTTCCTGTCCGCGCTCTATCCGCTGGAGGGGCCGCGCCCCGGCCGCTGCATCCTCGCCGCCACGCCCACCGCGCGTCAGGTCTCCGTGGCCTTCCCGCTGAGCGCGGCCGCGGGTGAGACGGTGACGCTGAAGCTCGGCGGCTACCTGGGCCCCAAGGACCCGGACCTGATGGCCGTGGTGCCCGGACCGGAGCTGCGCAAGGCCGTGGGCCTGGGTGACGCGGCCTTCCACCCGAAGCTCGAGGACACCGTCGACTTCGGCATCTGGGCCGTCATCTGCAAGATTTTGCTGGGCATCATGAAGTTCTTCCACGGCCTCACCGGCAACTGGGGCGTGGCCATCATCCTGCTGACCGTGGTGGTGAAGCTGGTGCTGCTGCCGCTCACCTACCGCTCCATGGTCAGCATGGAAGAGGTGAAGAAGCTCCAGCCGCGCATGGACGAGATTCGCAAGAAGTTCGCGGACAACCGCGAGCAGCAGAACCTCGAAATCATGAAGCTGTACCAGGAGGCGAAGGTGAACCCGCTCGGCGGCTGCCTCCCGCTGCTCATCCAGATGCCGGTCTGGATCGCCCTCTTCACGGCGCTGCGCAACAGCTTCGACCTGTACGGCGAGCCCTTCTTCGGCCCCATCTGGCGGGACCTGACCTACAAGGACCCCACGTACCTGCTGCCCCTGGCGCTGGGCGTGTCGATGATCATCACCCAGAAGATGCAGCCGCAGATGATGGATGCGACCCAGGCGAAGATCATGACCTGGTTCGTGCCCGGCATCTTCACGCTGACGCTGCTGCAGTACCCGGCGGGTCTGTCGCTCTACATCTTCACCAACAACATCTTCTCCATCGCGCAGCAGTACGGGTTGAGGAAGTGGTTGGACCGCAACAAGCCGCAGGCCGGGGGTGGTACGCCGGTGGTCGCGACAGCGGGAGGAAAGCGCAAGTGA
- the yidD gene encoding membrane protein insertion efficiency factor YidD, translating to MSPLAFVISLPIRFYRRFLGPLLPKVCRFHPSCSTYAMEALEKHGGFKGSWLTVWRLMRCQPFHPGGIDPVP from the coding sequence ATGAGCCCGCTCGCCTTCGTCATCTCGCTGCCCATCCGGTTCTACCGGAGGTTCCTGGGGCCGCTGCTCCCGAAGGTGTGCCGCTTCCATCCCTCGTGCTCCACCTACGCCATGGAGGCGCTGGAAAAGCATGGAGGGTTCAAGGGTTCCTGGCTCACCGTGTGGCGCCTGATGCGCTGCCAGCCCTTCCACCCCGGTGGCATCGACCCGGTGCCCTGA
- the rnpA gene encoding ribonuclease P protein component → MRAEGATPGREGPADQRFPKALRLLSRREFLEVQDGGQKLPSDCLLALYKRNGRAYSRVGLTVSSKVGNAVVRARLRRVLRELFRKRRTQWPQGLDVVLVARSSAKEASFVALSRAFDGVTRKLQRLPPAAEPKPKEPPR, encoded by the coding sequence GTGAGGGCCGAGGGTGCGACGCCGGGCCGAGAGGGCCCGGCAGACCAGCGCTTCCCCAAGGCCCTTCGCCTGCTCAGCAGGCGTGAGTTCCTCGAGGTGCAGGACGGCGGGCAGAAGCTCCCTTCCGACTGCCTCCTCGCCCTCTACAAGCGCAATGGCCGGGCGTACTCCCGTGTTGGCCTCACCGTGTCGAGCAAGGTGGGAAACGCGGTGGTGCGAGCGCGCCTGAGGCGTGTGCTGCGGGAGCTGTTCCGCAAGCGGCGCACGCAATGGCCCCAGGGCCTGGACGTAGTGTTGGTGGCGCGCTCATCCGCGAAGGAGGCCTCTTTCGTGGCGCTGTCGCGCGCCTTCGACGGTGTCACCCGTAAGCTGCAGCGGCTCCCGCCGGCCGCCGAGCCGAAGCCGAAGGAGCCTCCCCGATGA
- the rpmH gene encoding 50S ribosomal protein L34, producing MSKRTYQPSKLRRNRTHGFRKRNGTKSGRDVLKRRRAKGRKRLVVSAAKK from the coding sequence GTGTCCAAGCGCACGTATCAGCCGTCGAAGCTGCGCCGCAACCGCACCCACGGGTTCCGCAAGCGCAATGGAACCAAGTCCGGCCGCGATGTCCTCAAGCGCCGCCGCGCGAAGGGCCGCAAGCGGCTGGTCGTGTCGGCCGCGAAGAAGTAA
- the dnaA gene encoding chromosomal replication initiator protein DnaA — protein sequence MNALAQASAPLPSAGILWNKLLEAVRQEGRQYALQWLDRVRALEVRDNALVLGVPDRFFRDWVDDHYRGLLEGHLARMDNGLSSVTYEVVEGLVPDPQFPPTPTVKVNVGRPSRLNSRFTFSTFVVADSNQLPAAAAQAVSDKPGHHYNPLYIYGGTGLGKTHLLQAVGNHIWEKDPSQRVVFLSSEQFTNEYVESVREHRMTDFRRKFREECDVLLIDDIQFLGKREETQKEFFYTFNTLYELGKAIILTSDTVPAEIPGLEERLRSRFTMGLMTDIREPTYETRVAILQKKAVAENLDLPDSVAHFIAKHIQKNVRELEGALVKLSAVHSLTRQPVTEEFAAEVLRDILPAQHVVDVEAIQREVARFYKVTVESLKEDRRHKALAHARQVAMYLSRKLTKSSFPEIAARFSKDHSTVISAVRKVEGLRESDPTVKRELAELELRLGGH from the coding sequence TTGAACGCCCTCGCCCAGGCCTCCGCCCCCCTTCCAAGCGCTGGAATTCTCTGGAACAAGTTGCTGGAGGCCGTCCGTCAGGAGGGCCGTCAGTACGCGCTCCAGTGGTTGGACCGGGTGCGCGCGCTGGAGGTCCGCGACAACGCCCTCGTCCTGGGTGTCCCCGACCGTTTCTTCCGCGACTGGGTGGATGACCACTACCGCGGATTGCTGGAGGGACACCTGGCCCGGATGGACAACGGCCTGTCCTCCGTGACCTATGAAGTCGTCGAGGGACTCGTCCCCGACCCCCAGTTCCCGCCCACACCCACCGTGAAGGTCAATGTGGGCCGGCCCTCGCGCCTGAACAGCCGGTTCACGTTCAGCACCTTCGTGGTGGCGGACAGCAACCAGCTGCCGGCGGCGGCGGCGCAGGCGGTGTCGGACAAGCCGGGCCACCACTACAACCCGCTCTACATCTATGGCGGCACGGGGCTGGGGAAGACGCACCTGCTCCAGGCGGTGGGCAACCACATCTGGGAGAAGGACCCCTCGCAGCGCGTGGTGTTCCTCTCCAGCGAGCAGTTCACCAACGAGTACGTGGAGAGCGTGCGAGAGCACCGCATGACCGACTTCCGGCGCAAGTTCCGGGAGGAGTGCGACGTGCTGCTCATCGACGACATCCAGTTCCTGGGCAAGCGCGAGGAGACGCAGAAGGAGTTCTTCTACACCTTCAACACGCTCTACGAGCTGGGCAAGGCCATCATCCTCACCAGCGACACGGTGCCCGCGGAGATTCCGGGCCTGGAGGAGCGGCTGCGCAGTCGCTTCACCATGGGCCTGATGACGGACATCCGCGAGCCCACGTACGAGACGCGCGTGGCCATCCTCCAGAAGAAGGCGGTGGCGGAGAACCTGGACCTGCCGGACTCCGTCGCGCACTTCATCGCCAAGCACATCCAGAAGAACGTGCGCGAGCTCGAGGGCGCGCTGGTGAAGCTGTCCGCGGTGCACAGCCTGACGCGCCAGCCGGTGACGGAGGAGTTCGCCGCCGAGGTCCTGCGCGACATCCTCCCCGCCCAGCATGTGGTGGACGTGGAGGCCATCCAGCGCGAGGTGGCCCGCTTCTACAAAGTCACCGTGGAGTCGCTGAAGGAGGACCGCCGTCACAAGGCCCTGGCGCACGCGCGCCAGGTGGCCATGTACCTGAGCCGCAAGCTGACCAAGAGCTCCTTCCCTGAAATCGCGGCGCGCTTCAGCAAGGACCACTCGACGGTCATCTCCGCGGTGCGCAAGGTGGAGGGCCTGCGTGAGTCGGACCCCACCGTGAAGCGCGAGCTGGCGGAGCTGGAGCTGCGGCTCGGCGGGCACTGA
- a CDS encoding HEAT repeat domain-containing protein, with protein sequence MTPRLKSLLTLLALLAVVGLWSLESARDVPRAKLSLAPLQPAPRFPSPPVLTPPVIPFGVKGVRRVLKAGLTHRYRFDLDTRTAEQLPGAEAGRTWRHSGWSGEVAVAYAGTEGGQHFFVARVRPTWVEDVEPLVEGSLRDFRADFERPVYVTQDERGRVVAVHFDLSVGARARSFMRRLVAATQFVAEEGRAWTTEEEDTTGDFEAEYRAGGSAHTYVKTKRRYLRTAVPVWAPSGPRGPGLVVPRPRGHWDFTLDADGLVREVTGSDVVESGGGETGLPLVRMETRVAMTHLGSEQRAASTLKDFHAARWSAEVLSAPETSRPVPPVMTAGGVEPPSSKLIQMLARALETREPPSPELTHALARDLTSTAGRVERPSIELVRALARAVGMTTEPALKDAVGRAFGTVARGLERTEPARAAELVDGLIRRCEASRLDARECLHVLAQTGSSRGEGYARKSLANTSPEVRAAAIQALGAMKGASVEALLDEVLLTDKDSAVREQAAVVISRRVSGPHLRTVAQCLRTEPEPRVRAELVRMLGQVLTVEPLAPELLRDVAARDDSEELRRLASSLLEKQ encoded by the coding sequence GTGACCCCTCGACTCAAGAGCCTGCTGACCCTGCTCGCCCTGTTGGCGGTGGTGGGGTTGTGGAGTCTCGAGTCCGCGAGGGACGTTCCTCGTGCGAAGCTCTCGCTCGCACCCCTCCAGCCCGCACCGCGCTTCCCGTCGCCGCCCGTGCTGACGCCGCCCGTCATCCCGTTTGGGGTGAAGGGGGTGCGGCGGGTGCTGAAGGCCGGGCTGACGCACCGCTACCGCTTCGATTTGGACACGCGGACGGCGGAGCAGCTCCCCGGCGCGGAGGCGGGGCGCACCTGGCGCCACTCGGGTTGGAGCGGGGAGGTCGCCGTGGCCTACGCGGGCACGGAGGGTGGGCAGCACTTCTTCGTGGCGCGGGTGAGGCCCACGTGGGTGGAGGACGTGGAGCCGCTCGTGGAGGGCTCGCTGCGCGACTTCCGCGCCGACTTCGAGCGACCCGTGTACGTCACGCAGGATGAGCGCGGACGGGTGGTGGCCGTGCACTTCGACCTGTCGGTGGGTGCGCGGGCCCGGAGCTTCATGCGGCGGCTGGTGGCGGCGACCCAGTTCGTGGCGGAGGAGGGGCGCGCGTGGACCACGGAGGAGGAGGACACCACGGGCGACTTCGAGGCGGAGTACCGCGCCGGAGGCAGCGCCCACACGTACGTGAAGACGAAGCGGCGCTACCTGCGCACGGCGGTGCCCGTGTGGGCGCCCTCGGGGCCTCGCGGGCCGGGGCTCGTCGTCCCGAGGCCGCGAGGGCACTGGGACTTCACGCTCGACGCGGATGGGCTCGTGCGTGAGGTGACGGGCTCGGACGTGGTGGAGTCCGGAGGTGGCGAGACGGGGTTGCCGCTGGTGCGCATGGAGACGCGGGTGGCGATGACACACCTGGGCTCGGAGCAGCGCGCGGCGAGCACACTGAAGGACTTCCATGCCGCGCGGTGGAGCGCCGAGGTGCTCTCCGCGCCGGAGACCTCTCGGCCTGTTCCCCCGGTGATGACGGCGGGCGGCGTGGAGCCACCCTCGTCGAAGTTGATTCAGATGCTGGCACGAGCCCTGGAGACGAGGGAGCCACCCTCACCGGAGCTGACCCACGCGTTGGCGCGGGACCTGACCTCGACGGCGGGGAGGGTGGAGCGCCCTTCCATCGAGCTCGTACGAGCACTCGCTCGGGCCGTGGGGATGACGACGGAGCCCGCGCTGAAGGACGCGGTGGGACGGGCATTCGGCACCGTGGCGCGAGGTCTCGAACGCACCGAGCCTGCCCGCGCCGCCGAGCTCGTCGATGGATTGATTCGTCGCTGTGAAGCCAGTCGACTGGACGCACGGGAGTGTCTGCACGTGCTGGCCCAGACAGGCTCATCCCGAGGAGAAGGCTACGCTCGCAAGTCGCTCGCGAACACCTCGCCCGAGGTGCGCGCCGCGGCGATACAGGCCCTGGGCGCCATGAAGGGCGCGAGCGTGGAGGCCCTGCTGGACGAGGTCCTCCTGACGGACAAGGACTCCGCTGTCCGCGAGCAGGCCGCCGTGGTGATTTCCCGGCGCGTCTCCGGCCCTCATCTGCGCACGGTGGCGCAGTGCCTGCGCACGGAGCCCGAGCCCCGCGTCCGCGCCGAGCTGGTGCGGATGCTGGGGCAGGTGCTCACCGTGGAGCCCCTGGCCCCCGAGCTGCTTCGCGACGTGGCCGCGCGCGATGACTCCGAGGAACTGCGTCGACTGGCCTCGTCACTCCTCGAGAAGCAGTAG
- a CDS encoding DUF2267 domain-containing protein, whose translation MANETEGQQQQADGRASEELRAKRHESRTSRTYAFFLRDLQARAGVDRELAERAAESVLCTLEQRLMGGEVKHLEAQLPQKVRDMLQRCPRHEGLPPRKFKMLEFVQMVADDLDTTPNEAERLCRAVFVTVREHISEGEADDVMGQLPADLRALWIPDV comes from the coding sequence ATGGCGAATGAAACCGAGGGGCAACAGCAGCAGGCGGACGGGCGTGCGAGCGAGGAGCTGCGCGCGAAGCGGCACGAGTCGAGGACATCGCGCACGTATGCGTTCTTCTTGAGGGACTTGCAGGCGAGGGCGGGCGTCGACCGGGAGCTCGCGGAGCGGGCGGCGGAGTCGGTGCTCTGTACGCTGGAGCAGCGGCTGATGGGCGGGGAGGTGAAGCACCTGGAGGCGCAGCTTCCCCAGAAGGTCCGGGACATGCTGCAGCGGTGTCCGCGTCACGAGGGCCTGCCTCCTCGCAAGTTCAAGATGCTGGAGTTCGTGCAGATGGTGGCGGACGACCTGGACACCACGCCGAACGAGGCGGAGCGGCTGTGCCGCGCCGTGTTCGTCACGGTGCGCGAGCACATCTCCGAGGGCGAGGCCGACGATGTGATGGGCCAGCTCCCCGCGGACCTTCGCGCGCTGTGGATTCCGGACGTGTGA